A window of the Hydrogenispora ethanolica genome harbors these coding sequences:
- a CDS encoding FAD-dependent oxidoreductase produces MSYEVLIVGGGISGALAATAAARLGVRTLVVEQYGFLGGMLTAAGVGPMMTFHAGNKQVIQGLAAELVERLVSRGKSPGHLVDTTGYTDSVTPFDAEALKHELEMMVLESGAELLYHTMLAGATVAESAIQEITVCNKAGLSRLTAQVYIDATGDADLSAWAGVGFDKGRAGDGLSQPMTMNLKLRNVDIPAVRDFIKAHPDEFPRLRGETALIERAPRLSIGGFVKTLQAARDRGEITFEREDLLFFETNLPGEVIVNTARILGCDGTDPWSLSQAEIEGRRQIRELAVFLKTRVPGFANAEIVGSGPAIGVRGSRQIRGLYTLTRQDVLECRPFPDVVAHSGYPLDIHSPDGAGTVSTHLPWGAYYGIPYRCLLNAQTVNLITVGRCISATFEAQAAIRTTPTAGAIGHAGGVAAALAVGQGCRPADLPVASLQAALESQGAFIER; encoded by the coding sequence ATGTCCTACGAGGTATTGATAGTGGGCGGCGGCATCTCCGGAGCCTTGGCCGCGACGGCCGCGGCCCGGCTCGGCGTCAGAACGTTAGTGGTCGAACAGTACGGCTTCCTGGGCGGAATGTTGACCGCGGCCGGCGTCGGGCCGATGATGACTTTTCACGCCGGAAACAAGCAGGTGATTCAAGGGCTGGCCGCTGAGCTGGTCGAGCGGTTGGTCAGCCGGGGAAAATCACCGGGGCATCTCGTGGATACCACCGGATACACCGATTCGGTGACGCCTTTCGACGCCGAGGCGCTCAAACATGAGCTGGAAATGATGGTACTGGAGAGCGGGGCCGAGCTGTTGTACCATACCATGCTGGCCGGGGCGACGGTGGCGGAGAGTGCGATTCAAGAAATAACCGTCTGTAATAAAGCCGGGTTGAGCCGACTGACAGCCCAAGTGTATATCGACGCCACCGGCGATGCCGATCTTTCGGCCTGGGCGGGGGTAGGGTTCGACAAAGGCCGGGCGGGAGACGGTCTCTCCCAGCCGATGACCATGAACCTGAAACTGCGCAACGTCGATATTCCGGCGGTGCGCGATTTCATCAAGGCCCATCCCGACGAGTTTCCGAGACTCCGGGGGGAGACAGCGCTGATCGAGCGGGCGCCGCGCCTCTCCATCGGCGGTTTTGTAAAAACCTTGCAAGCCGCCCGCGACCGGGGTGAGATCACGTTCGAGCGGGAGGATCTGCTGTTTTTTGAAACCAATCTGCCGGGTGAAGTAATCGTCAATACTGCCCGCATCCTGGGCTGCGACGGGACCGATCCCTGGAGTTTATCCCAGGCCGAAATTGAGGGGAGGAGGCAGATCCGGGAACTAGCCGTCTTTTTGAAGACCCGGGTGCCGGGTTTCGCGAACGCCGAGATCGTCGGTTCCGGTCCGGCGATCGGGGTCCGGGGTTCGCGGCAGATTCGGGGCTTGTATACGTTGACCCGGCAAGATGTATTGGAGTGCCGGCCGTTCCCGGATGTGGTGGCCCATTCCGGCTATCCGCTGGATATTCATAGCCCGGATGGGGCGGGGACCGTTTCCACCCACCTGCCTTGGGGCGCTTATTACGGTATCCCTTACCGGTGCCTGCTCAATGCACAGACTGTCAATTTAATCACGGTTGGGCGTTGCATTTCAGCGACCTTCGAGGCCCAGGCGGCGATCCGGACTACCCCGACGGCCGGGGCCATCGGTCATGCCGGGGGGGTGGCGGCGGCGCTGGCAGTCGGGCAAGGCTGCCGGCCGGCCGATCTTCCCGTGGCTTCGCTCCAGGCCGCGCTGGAGTCGCAGGGTGCTTTCATCGAACGGTAA
- a CDS encoding ABC transporter permease yields the protein MRKFRRDLILLIIMGGCFYLPVFFVLAQAFWGADAWASLWQFIRSGVFRNTLLFSLSEALLSAAFSLVIALPGAYFFGRYDFPGKRLLRSWLAIPFMLPGILVVLGLVIFYGKNGVFSQWLAGLFPEAHWEMNYLYSFWGIVLANVFYNFAFCLRLLGERWEKIDPRLSEASQLHGAGALETWLRVVWPLLRPTAAYLFTMVFLYSFLSFTVVLILGGYLYKTFEVLIYIEFNSKLNLSGAATIAALQMLLLAGVLLIQGMLARSAAAYSNFQAERPALSFRRQPLATVLFLTYLATITLFFMSPLIAVIARSFQTQSGSAFTFINYASLMGTGFTFAIGKSFAQVLGSSLSIAFIAAFSTVAFAYLVAWFRREEPWGWLDLLCQLPLGFSFLTFSTGLAGWVGRLLPGWILVIWAQIFLAFPLVYSVLRTARREMSRSLTEASAVLGAGEVETFCRIEMPLMLKPLQTGFSYAAAISLGDLSAVLVLGKGEVVTLPVAIYRLIGHYHFPAATALGTLFILFSLLLYLGIQGQVRNPSGMGN from the coding sequence ATGAGAAAATTCCGGCGCGATCTCATCCTGTTGATTATTATGGGCGGCTGTTTTTATTTGCCGGTCTTCTTCGTACTGGCCCAGGCTTTTTGGGGAGCTGACGCCTGGGCCAGCCTTTGGCAATTCATCCGGTCGGGAGTTTTCCGGAACACCCTGCTTTTTTCACTTAGCGAAGCTTTGCTCAGCGCCGCTTTCAGCCTAGTCATCGCGTTACCGGGCGCCTACTTCTTTGGCCGCTACGATTTCCCGGGCAAACGGTTGCTCCGCAGTTGGCTGGCGATTCCCTTCATGCTGCCCGGCATCCTGGTCGTGCTGGGCCTGGTGATCTTTTACGGCAAAAACGGGGTCTTCTCCCAGTGGTTAGCAGGGCTGTTTCCTGAGGCCCATTGGGAGATGAACTACCTCTATAGTTTTTGGGGAATCGTCTTGGCCAACGTTTTTTATAATTTCGCCTTCTGCCTGCGTTTGCTCGGTGAGCGCTGGGAAAAGATCGATCCGCGCTTGAGCGAGGCCTCCCAGTTGCATGGAGCCGGAGCGTTGGAGACGTGGCTGCGTGTCGTCTGGCCGTTACTGCGGCCCACGGCGGCCTATCTCTTTACCATGGTCTTTCTCTATTCCTTTCTCAGTTTTACAGTAGTCTTAATTCTCGGAGGCTATCTTTATAAGACCTTTGAGGTGCTCATTTATATTGAGTTTAATAGCAAGCTGAATTTGAGCGGTGCGGCAACCATCGCTGCGCTGCAAATGCTGCTGTTGGCCGGGGTGCTTCTGATTCAGGGAATGCTCGCCCGGTCAGCGGCGGCCTATTCAAACTTTCAAGCGGAGCGGCCCGCTCTAAGCTTCCGGCGCCAGCCGCTGGCTACGGTTCTTTTCCTGACTTACCTGGCAACCATCACGCTCTTCTTCATGAGTCCATTGATTGCGGTAATCGCCCGTTCCTTTCAAACGCAGTCCGGGTCCGCTTTTACCTTCATCAACTATGCCTCCCTGATGGGAACCGGCTTTACCTTTGCGATTGGCAAAAGCTTCGCCCAGGTTCTCGGGTCCAGCCTATCGATTGCTTTCATCGCTGCCTTCTCCACAGTTGCTTTTGCTTACCTGGTGGCCTGGTTTCGGCGAGAAGAGCCCTGGGGCTGGTTGGACCTGCTCTGCCAACTCCCGCTGGGATTCTCTTTTTTGACTTTTTCCACCGGGTTGGCGGGTTGGGTAGGCAGGCTGCTTCCAGGATGGATCCTGGTGATCTGGGCGCAAATCTTTCTCGCTTTCCCACTCGTCTATTCGGTGCTGCGGACCGCCCGCCGCGAAATGAGCCGCTCTCTGACCGAGGCTTCGGCGGTTCTCGGGGCCGGGGAAGTCGAAACCTTCTGCCGGATCGAGATGCCGCTGATGCTGAAACCGCTGCAGACCGGATTCAGCTATGCCGCAGCCATCTCTCTCGGAGATCTCTCGGCTGTCCTGGTATTGGGAAAAGGCGAGGTAGTTACCTTGCCGGTAGCCATCTACCGCTTGATCGGCCATTATCATTTCCCGGCCGCGACCGCCCTGGGAACGTTGTTCATTCTCTTTTCGCTCTTATTATACCTTGGGATCCAGGGACAGGTTCGAAATCCGTCGGGCATGGGAAATTAA
- a CDS encoding thiamine ABC transporter substrate-binding protein, whose translation MIKKLLRLLIPVGLLIALAGVCVSAPQALTVYTYSSFPVPLIEKIKSHFAEKYHLTVNFRSFSDTGPLFNQLLQEKSSPQADLVIGLDNNYAAKAGKYNLFSPYRPKAVNHIKKELIFDRHFRLIPYDYGFIVFNFNREALKQVPRTHKDLLDPAYKGKIIIENPLTSSPGQVFLLTTIALYGEKGYLEYWKSLRKNILAITPGWDEAYGMYTNGEAPIVLSYGTSPVYHLISEKTEKYQALVLDGAAYAQIEGMGIVKGSKHTREATLLVDYILDPDFQAALPEQQFMYPIRSDVPLPASFRIAAKADRVLNLPQAKVEANLQRWLDQWEKAINQ comes from the coding sequence ATGATCAAAAAATTGCTTCGTCTCCTGATTCCGGTGGGACTTTTGATTGCGCTCGCCGGAGTCTGCGTCAGTGCTCCTCAAGCCCTGACGGTGTACACGTATTCCAGCTTTCCGGTGCCCTTGATCGAAAAGATCAAAAGCCATTTCGCGGAGAAATACCATCTCACAGTGAACTTCCGCTCTTTCTCGGACACGGGGCCGCTCTTCAATCAATTGCTCCAGGAGAAAAGTTCTCCCCAAGCCGACCTGGTGATCGGCCTGGATAATAACTATGCCGCCAAGGCCGGCAAATATAATCTATTCAGCCCCTACCGTCCCAAGGCGGTCAATCACATCAAAAAAGAACTGATCTTCGATCGCCATTTCCGGTTGATCCCTTACGATTACGGTTTTATTGTTTTCAATTTCAACCGGGAAGCCTTGAAACAGGTTCCCAGAACTCATAAGGACCTGCTGGATCCGGCTTACAAAGGGAAGATCATCATCGAAAACCCGCTGACTTCTTCGCCGGGACAAGTTTTTCTCCTGACGACCATCGCCTTATACGGCGAAAAAGGGTATTTGGAATATTGGAAGAGTCTCCGCAAAAATATTCTGGCGATCACCCCGGGTTGGGATGAGGCCTATGGAATGTACACCAACGGGGAAGCGCCCATCGTCCTCTCCTATGGGACCAGTCCGGTTTATCATCTTATCAGTGAAAAAACCGAAAAATATCAGGCTCTGGTCCTGGACGGAGCCGCCTACGCCCAGATTGAGGGAATGGGCATTGTCAAGGGCAGCAAACATACCCGGGAAGCCACGCTTTTAGTGGATTACATCCTGGATCCCGACTTTCAAGCGGCCCTTCCGGAACAACAGTTCATGTATCCCATCCGTTCCGACGTGCCGTTGCCGGCCAGTTTCCGGATCGCCGCCAAGGCCGACCGGGTATTGAACCTGCCCCAGGCGAAGGTGGAGGCCAACCTCCAACGCTGGCTCGACCAGTGGGAGAAAGCCATTAATCAGTAG
- a CDS encoding ABC transporter substrate-binding protein → MKKLRFTLILLSLTFCLIGAATAGLAASKPVNLKMVIWGAPKHIDMYNKLLESYKKTHPHIAVEIIIAPYGEFTEKVTSMIASGNPPDITWWSEDSLTYFADKGYFVALDGAVKKWGKDWQMADFYPSTLEGGRWKGKLYAIPFSTPAPVLFYNKKLFDEAKLKYPNENWTWDDFDSALRKLSKGEGANKVYGVENLLDKGTEWQSLLNLIRAYGGNFMNAKRTRCVINSPQSVTALKKYMEWVNGGLSTKPGIAAPFEQGRSAMFLGFMSMNARFDGVKGLDYDITYVPKGPAGRKLRGGSAFLVVMKSTAYQKESLDLLRFLSSEEGIRVQSEYFGPPRRSIGLSKEFLNPATPPANKKVFIDSLQYSSLTEHFPLFVKANLIAQEEFDLMVAGKQPVEETLQKIQTRVNALLAGK, encoded by the coding sequence TTGAAAAAGCTACGTTTCACATTGATTTTGCTGAGTTTGACGTTTTGCCTGATCGGCGCGGCTACGGCGGGGTTGGCCGCCTCCAAGCCGGTCAACCTGAAGATGGTGATCTGGGGCGCTCCCAAGCATATCGACATGTACAACAAACTGCTGGAATCCTACAAAAAGACCCATCCCCATATTGCGGTGGAGATCATCATCGCGCCTTACGGCGAATTCACCGAGAAAGTCACCTCGATGATTGCCAGCGGCAATCCGCCCGACATCACCTGGTGGTCGGAGGACAGCCTGACCTACTTCGCGGACAAGGGGTATTTCGTGGCCTTGGACGGGGCGGTCAAGAAATGGGGCAAAGACTGGCAGATGGCGGACTTCTATCCTTCGACCCTGGAAGGCGGCCGTTGGAAAGGCAAGCTTTACGCCATTCCCTTCTCGACCCCGGCGCCGGTGCTCTTTTATAACAAGAAACTCTTCGATGAAGCCAAGCTGAAATACCCCAACGAGAACTGGACCTGGGACGATTTTGACAGCGCCCTGCGCAAGCTGAGCAAAGGCGAGGGCGCCAATAAGGTCTACGGCGTCGAGAATCTGCTCGACAAGGGAACCGAGTGGCAGAGCCTGTTGAATCTGATCCGCGCCTACGGCGGGAACTTTATGAACGCCAAGCGGACCCGGTGCGTCATCAACAGCCCGCAGTCCGTGACGGCGCTCAAGAAATATATGGAATGGGTCAACGGCGGCCTTTCGACCAAGCCGGGGATCGCCGCTCCGTTCGAGCAGGGACGGTCCGCGATGTTCCTGGGCTTCATGAGCATGAACGCCCGGTTCGACGGGGTCAAGGGGCTGGATTACGATATCACTTACGTCCCCAAAGGACCGGCCGGCCGGAAACTCCGGGGCGGCTCGGCCTTTCTGGTGGTGATGAAATCCACCGCCTATCAGAAGGAGAGCCTCGATCTGCTGCGCTTTTTGAGCAGCGAGGAAGGGATCCGCGTGCAGTCCGAGTATTTTGGGCCGCCCCGCAGATCGATCGGCCTCTCCAAAGAGTTTCTGAATCCGGCCACTCCGCCGGCAAATAAGAAAGTTTTCATCGACTCCCTGCAGTACAGCTCGTTGACCGAGCACTTCCCGCTGTTCGTCAAGGCCAACCTGATCGCCCAGGAAGAGTTCGATCTGATGGTCGCCGGGAAACAGCCGGTCGAGGAGACGCTCCAGAAGATCCAAACCCGGGTCAACGCTTTGTTGGCCGGTAAGTAA
- a CDS encoding ABC transporter ATP-binding protein, giving the protein MNEILLQMAVQKKYPEFRLQAELGVAQDEFFALVGPSGCGKTTLLRLISGLERPDSGRIILGGEDITKLPPSRRRIGMVFQDYALFPHLSVYQNIEYGLKVQRLPGKERRKRVSELLALFHLEELASRKIDRLSGGERQRVALARSLAPRPFLLLLDEPFSSLDFLLRQQLAGELKQWQKELGATFIFVSHQQEEALALSDRLAVMKNGRVVQIADPRTIYEEPVDSFVASFFGEANLLPVRVTMDPGAKLAIAFEDTRLAHFEYTPEPPGQKCTPGDYWLVVRPEEIVLETESRSGISAEVLNLDYLGYLVRLDLLIGATRMRALVGKEHAFLRPEERVSCRFRLNKPRFIPRNGYTG; this is encoded by the coding sequence TTGAACGAGATACTGCTCCAGATGGCGGTCCAAAAAAAATATCCTGAATTCCGACTCCAGGCTGAACTTGGGGTGGCGCAGGATGAATTTTTCGCGCTGGTCGGCCCGAGCGGTTGCGGGAAAACTACCTTATTGCGCTTGATTAGCGGACTGGAGCGGCCGGACAGCGGACGCATCATTCTCGGCGGCGAAGATATCACGAAGCTCCCTCCGTCGCGGCGCCGCATCGGCATGGTTTTTCAGGATTATGCCTTATTCCCGCATCTTTCAGTCTATCAAAATATCGAGTACGGTCTCAAAGTCCAACGGCTTCCGGGCAAGGAACGCCGGAAGCGGGTGAGTGAACTCCTAGCCCTCTTTCACCTGGAAGAACTCGCTTCCCGTAAAATTGACCGGCTCTCCGGCGGCGAGCGCCAGAGGGTCGCTCTGGCCCGTTCCCTTGCGCCCCGCCCCTTTCTGCTGCTTTTGGATGAGCCGTTTTCCTCGCTCGATTTTTTACTCCGCCAACAACTGGCCGGAGAATTAAAACAGTGGCAGAAAGAGCTCGGCGCAACCTTCATCTTCGTCAGTCATCAGCAAGAGGAGGCCCTCGCCCTCTCGGACCGTTTAGCAGTGATGAAAAATGGCCGGGTGGTGCAGATCGCCGATCCCCGGACCATTTATGAGGAACCCGTGGATTCGTTCGTCGCCAGCTTTTTCGGGGAAGCGAACTTGCTCCCCGTCCGGGTCACGATGGATCCGGGCGCAAAGCTTGCCATCGCTTTCGAAGACACCCGTTTGGCCCATTTCGAGTACACCCCCGAACCCCCGGGGCAAAAGTGTACACCCGGGGACTATTGGCTGGTGGTACGGCCGGAAGAGATCGTTCTGGAGACGGAGTCTCGGTCCGGAATCTCCGCAGAGGTGCTGAACCTCGACTATTTGGGATATTTAGTCCGCCTCGACCTCCTGATAGGTGCGACCCGAATGAGGGCCCTCGTGGGAAAAGAGCATGCCTTCCTGCGTCCTGAGGAGCGGGTCTC
- a CDS encoding cache domain-containing sensor histidine kinase, producing the protein MQRQWRKWVLPDWSSAWRGLLMNRGLHFRLALSFTIVSLVPLLALGIFSYYQSARTIQEIVSRYTMDITREININIFLNFKNIDDISKVLLNNASVKEILAKTEPAASQDYESDNPRVAAILKSIKFSNDYITSLYILSARSNHIFAAGDVTGVYGIRYLTDDYQAHYKTSDLYRETLTEYNNYKWWPPRPVLGQNVFILTRKLYDADLNVLGVLVVHIQKNILNNISQRLNHSKNTGLYLFDQQSRLIFQPDHSYNGLDTVRPEIARGIDRNENGSFIVRQGATPLFVVYNTFFVTGWKLVALTPYRQLIAEASMIRNVTLLIILICLLLVVVLSFFIAKGILNPVHKLSGLMKQGATGDMSVRFKVRYQDEIGELGESFNRMMAHIQKLLQMLELEQKKKAEAEIKALEAHINPHFLYNTLASMYWMAMAAGNHPIGRMAAALSNFFRLGLNKGKEFTTVEKEVDHVRNYLDIQKLRFQEQFDYEVAVAEGIGSLPTIKLLLQPLVENSLIHGIEKAKRRGLIRIQVFLREERIIFQVTDNGAGIPETELSPEGLERLINGGYGLKNVRERLRLYFNNDFTLKCVSIPDSETTFEIGIPIIQGAEGEGNV; encoded by the coding sequence ATGCAGCGGCAGTGGCGGAAGTGGGTGTTACCGGATTGGTCGAGCGCCTGGCGCGGATTGCTGATGAACCGCGGGCTCCATTTCCGGTTGGCGCTCTCTTTTACCATTGTGTCGCTCGTCCCTTTATTGGCGCTCGGGATCTTTTCATATTACCAATCGGCCCGTACGATCCAGGAGATCGTCAGCCGTTACACCATGGATATCACCCGGGAGATTAATATCAATATTTTTCTCAATTTTAAAAACATCGACGACATCAGCAAAGTGCTGCTCAACAACGCCTCGGTCAAGGAGATCCTGGCGAAGACGGAGCCGGCTGCTTCCCAGGATTATGAATCCGACAACCCGAGAGTCGCCGCGATTCTCAAAAGCATTAAATTCAGCAATGACTATATTACCAGCCTCTATATATTATCGGCCCGGAGCAACCATATCTTCGCCGCCGGCGATGTCACCGGGGTTTACGGTATCCGGTATCTAACCGACGATTATCAAGCCCATTACAAAACGAGTGATTTGTACCGGGAGACTTTAACCGAATACAACAACTACAAGTGGTGGCCGCCCCGGCCCGTCTTGGGGCAGAACGTTTTCATCCTTACTCGCAAGTTGTACGACGCGGACCTGAATGTGCTGGGTGTTCTGGTAGTCCATATCCAGAAAAATATCTTAAACAACATTTCCCAGCGCCTGAATCATTCTAAAAATACGGGACTGTATCTGTTTGATCAACAAAGCCGGCTCATCTTTCAACCCGACCACTCGTATAACGGACTGGATACGGTGCGGCCGGAGATCGCCCGCGGCATCGACCGGAACGAAAATGGCAGTTTCATCGTCCGGCAAGGCGCTACCCCGTTGTTTGTGGTTTATAACACCTTCTTTGTGACCGGTTGGAAACTGGTGGCATTGACGCCGTACCGGCAGTTGATCGCCGAGGCCAGCATGATCCGCAACGTCACGCTGCTGATCATCCTGATCTGCTTGCTGCTGGTGGTCGTGCTGTCTTTCTTTATCGCCAAGGGGATTCTCAATCCGGTTCACAAATTGAGCGGACTGATGAAGCAAGGAGCCACCGGGGATATGTCAGTGCGCTTTAAGGTTCGCTATCAGGATGAAATCGGCGAATTGGGCGAGTCTTTCAACCGGATGATGGCGCACATTCAAAAGCTCCTGCAAATGTTGGAACTGGAGCAAAAGAAAAAGGCGGAGGCGGAAATTAAGGCGTTGGAAGCTCATATCAACCCACATTTTCTATACAATACGCTGGCGTCGATGTATTGGATGGCCATGGCCGCCGGGAACCATCCGATCGGACGGATGGCGGCGGCCCTTTCCAACTTCTTCCGGCTGGGGCTGAACAAAGGGAAAGAGTTTACGACGGTTGAAAAAGAAGTGGACCATGTCCGGAATTATCTGGACATTCAAAAGCTGCGCTTTCAGGAACAGTTCGATTATGAAGTGGCGGTGGCGGAAGGGATCGGTTCGTTGCCGACCATCAAACTACTGCTCCAGCCGTTGGTCGAGAACTCGTTGATTCATGGGATCGAAAAAGCGAAGCGGCGGGGCTTGATCCGGATCCAGGTTTTTCTCAGGGAAGAACGGATTATCTTCCAGGTAACCGATAATGGGGCTGGGATACCGGAAACGGAATTGAGCCCGGAAGGTCTGGAGCGCCTGATCAACGGAGGTTACGGCCTCAAAAACGTCCGGGAAAGACTGCGGCTTTATTTCAATAACGACTTTACACTGAAATGCGTCAGCATCCCGGATTCGGAAACTACGTTTGAGATTGGCATCCCAATCATTCAAGGCGCGGAGGGCGAAGGGAATGTTTAA
- a CDS encoding response regulator, protein MFKILIVDDEALIRNGIAQAVPWRELAIDEVRTAAGGAEALALMDSWRPDVVLTDIRMPGLDGLELLDRVRQLNPEAKVVILSGFDDFAYAQAALKLGAFDYLLKTSDIHDLVEVLGRALAALRSDREKQRRLELATPLLRERYLNRLLYGGHPPAEFHEGLRLLGPGFGTASFLIALAELRSPEVAAMSDEDREFGKVLVMEVVEELLGDGGSGFEGRDDELIVLGMNQAGLPEAAFREEFGRCCQQLLEAVAARFGLRLSIGISLPNPDWQTIRQSYHQAKQALECTGLAAGKIAWFEAAANRCAAPTRPISSGQEKVLLAALRVGDRAAVLESVQTIIGGIAQWPPIRLPQLRQTGIELFSIALRVLPEFEIDAAELYGKDFLYFEEMQRIGSLEQLRQWLFAKLTLLADYIRDHKILKHKQVVEEARSYMAEHYHEPLTLNRLAGVVHMSPNYFSSVFSNELGQSFLEYLTELRVEKAKQRLGDPDAKAFEVGAGVGYENPQYFSKIFKKYTGMTPTEYREALRRERCRFPEE, encoded by the coding sequence ATGTTTAAAATACTGATCGTCGACGATGAGGCATTGATCCGGAACGGCATCGCGCAGGCGGTTCCCTGGCGCGAACTGGCGATCGACGAGGTGCGCACCGCCGCCGGCGGGGCCGAGGCGCTGGCGCTAATGGACAGCTGGCGGCCGGATGTGGTATTGACCGATATCCGCATGCCCGGCCTGGACGGACTGGAACTTTTGGACCGCGTCAGACAACTGAACCCCGAGGCCAAGGTCGTTATCCTGAGCGGTTTCGATGATTTCGCTTATGCCCAAGCCGCCTTGAAACTAGGGGCTTTCGATTATCTTCTGAAGACCAGCGACATCCATGATCTGGTGGAAGTCCTCGGTCGGGCGCTAGCCGCACTCCGGAGCGACCGGGAAAAGCAGCGGCGCTTGGAGCTGGCAACGCCTTTACTCCGCGAGCGTTATCTGAACCGGTTGCTCTACGGTGGCCATCCTCCGGCTGAATTCCATGAAGGGTTGCGACTGCTGGGGCCCGGATTTGGAACCGCATCTTTTTTGATCGCCTTGGCGGAGCTCCGGAGCCCGGAGGTGGCGGCAATGTCCGATGAGGACCGGGAATTCGGCAAAGTCCTGGTCATGGAAGTCGTGGAAGAGCTCCTGGGCGATGGGGGCAGCGGCTTTGAAGGCCGGGACGATGAGCTGATCGTGCTCGGAATGAATCAAGCGGGCCTCCCGGAAGCGGCGTTCCGGGAGGAGTTCGGCCGGTGCTGCCAGCAGCTGCTAGAAGCGGTCGCCGCGCGGTTCGGGTTGCGCCTGAGCATCGGCATCAGTCTCCCTAATCCCGACTGGCAGACGATTCGGCAAAGCTATCACCAGGCCAAGCAGGCCTTGGAATGTACCGGGCTGGCCGCCGGCAAGATAGCCTGGTTCGAAGCGGCGGCAAATCGCTGCGCCGCGCCTACCCGGCCGATCTCTTCCGGACAGGAGAAGGTTCTCCTTGCCGCGTTGCGGGTGGGAGACCGCGCCGCGGTCCTGGAGTCGGTGCAGACGATCATAGGCGGAATCGCTCAATGGCCTCCAATCCGTCTCCCGCAACTGCGCCAAACGGGGATCGAGCTCTTCAGCATCGCGTTGCGGGTGCTGCCGGAGTTTGAGATCGATGCGGCGGAGTTATACGGCAAGGATTTTTTATATTTCGAGGAAATGCAGAGGATCGGAAGTCTGGAACAATTGCGGCAGTGGCTGTTCGCCAAACTGACGCTCTTGGCCGATTATATCCGGGATCACAAGATTCTCAAGCATAAACAGGTGGTGGAGGAAGCCCGCTCCTATATGGCGGAGCATTATCACGAGCCGTTGACCCTGAACCGGCTGGCCGGGGTGGTCCATATGAGTCCCAACTATTTCAGCAGTGTTTTCAGTAATGAGCTCGGCCAAAGCTTCCTGGAATATCTGACCGAGCTCCGGGTGGAAAAAGCCAAACAACGGCTGGGCGATCCGGATGCCAAGGCATTTGAGGTCGGAGCCGGGGTCGGGTATGAGAATCCTCAGTATTTCAGCAAGATCTTCAAAAAATACACCGGGATGACCCCGACCGAGTACCGGGAGGCCTTGCGCCGGGAGCGCTGCCGTTTTCCGGAAGAATGA
- a CDS encoding L,D-transpeptidase encodes MVTKQLRIILGLLVLLSLPVGAVGSTADSWHIRINIPEYRLYLYHGTELYRSFYVAVGKSDSPSPIGSFWVINKVLNPTWYPSKRQPVPPGPNNPLGKYWLGLNRPGYGIHGNNAEWSIGSPVSQGCFRMYNHDIEVLFNLVLPGTPVEIEYRTVVGEMDEEHRVWLTLFPDIYRIDPPGRVEQVISALNWEGEPHWKSLDELLKHKRPTAIEVPRLIRLDGDLLGNDGFYWNQEFYSNGLPATVPASDFPGYQPLKALADFEAGQWKLIWYPEHDTLEVYRFKVLLNGKIIAGAAGRKTADRLELNRRLIGPALNLEPESIPAQNGQSGTTGSVANFDWIPLDVLTSTKRGLRYDWDETTWTLRLKTETKPN; translated from the coding sequence GTGGTAACGAAACAACTACGAATCATCCTGGGTCTGCTGGTATTGCTCAGTCTGCCGGTTGGCGCGGTCGGTTCAACCGCCGATTCCTGGCACATCCGAATCAATATCCCGGAATACCGGCTCTATTTGTATCACGGGACTGAATTGTATCGCAGTTTCTATGTGGCGGTAGGGAAATCGGATTCACCCTCGCCCATCGGCAGTTTTTGGGTAATCAACAAAGTGCTCAACCCCACTTGGTATCCGAGCAAGCGGCAGCCGGTACCGCCCGGTCCGAACAACCCGCTGGGCAAATACTGGTTGGGATTGAACCGGCCCGGCTACGGAATTCACGGCAACAACGCCGAATGGTCCATTGGAAGCCCGGTCTCCCAGGGGTGTTTCCGGATGTATAATCACGATATTGAAGTCCTTTTCAACTTGGTACTGCCGGGAACCCCGGTGGAGATTGAATATCGGACCGTCGTAGGGGAGATGGACGAGGAACATCGCGTTTGGCTGACCCTTTTTCCCGACATCTATCGAATAGATCCTCCCGGCCGGGTGGAACAGGTGATCTCCGCTTTAAACTGGGAGGGCGAACCGCATTGGAAGTCGTTGGATGAACTCTTGAAGCATAAGCGGCCGACAGCCATCGAGGTGCCCCGGTTGATCCGCCTGGATGGGGATCTACTGGGGAACGACGGTTTCTATTGGAATCAGGAGTTCTATAGCAATGGTCTGCCAGCGACGGTTCCGGCGAGCGATTTTCCGGGGTATCAGCCTTTGAAAGCCTTGGCGGACTTCGAAGCAGGCCAATGGAAGCTGATCTGGTATCCGGAACATGATACGTTGGAGGTTTACCGCTTCAAAGTCTTGCTCAACGGCAAAATAATCGCCGGAGCCGCCGGAAGGAAGACCGCCGATCGGTTGGAGTTGAACCGCCGGCTCATCGGGCCGGCGCTCAATCTGGAGCCGGAATCCATTCCGGCGCAGAACGGACAGAGCGGAACGACTGGCTCAGTTGCGAATTTCGATTGGATCCCGCTCGATGTTTTGACCTCGACCAAGCGAGGATTGCGTTATGATTGGGATGAAACTACCTGGACGCTACGTCTAAAAACAGAGACTAAGCCGAATTAG